In Ictalurus punctatus breed USDA103 chromosome 18, Coco_2.0, whole genome shotgun sequence, the genomic stretch gagggatgatggagggagcgaaggagggatgatggagtgaaggagggatgatggagggagtgaaggagggatgatggagggagtgaaggagggatgatggagagagtggagggatgatggagggagtgaaggagggatgatggagggagtgaaggagggatgatggagggagtgaatgagggatgatggagggagtgaaggagggatgatggagggagtgaaggagggatgatggagagagtgaaggagggatgatTGAGGGACTgaaggagggatgatggagggagtgaaggagggatgatggagagagtggagggatgatggagggagtgaaggagggatgatggagagagtggagggatgatggagggagtgaaggagggatgatggagggagtgaaggagggatgatggagagagtgaaggagggatgatggagagagtgaaggagggatgatggagagagtggagggatgatggagggagtgaaggagggatgatggagagagtggagggatgatggagggagtgaaggagggatgatggagagagtgaaggagggatgatggagggagtgaaggagggaaaGGGCTGGGTGCTATTGTCTTTGATGGAGTGGCTTCGGAAGGtttgaaaggatggatggatgtttctgGAACTggatgagaaataaataaaaatgcatatgtAGGGAGGGATAATGTAAAAGTGCCAttggtataaaaaaaagaagaagaagaagaagaagaaataaataaaatataacgaTGTATGAGCCCATAAATCAAATCTACCAGCACTCGACTTGCTCGCAAGTACAAGTTCCGACCCTTTTAAGAGAAAGCAacacaaatattaaaattctGCCTCACTGTCCACTTTCCAAACTTTTTGCAGACTTTAAGGTCATGGGTATTGTTGTGCGTTATGCGCCTTCACACTGAAGTGCTGTGTGCTGACACTCGCACTGACCTTGTGCTCATGTCTGCTCGAGTTCTGTGAATATAACTCCAGTTATTCTTTGTTGGTTGCAAACTACAAAATACTGTGGGTGTAGTATAGGGTACAGACGGTCATTTAAGAGAGGGCAAAGATCGCCTCAGAAGGAAGTTGGTGATAAAAGTATAACAAATTCaccctgggtttttttttttttttacttcaatatCCTTAGAATATTTTTACTACAAAGGATATTTAAAGGGCGATGTATACACGATTTCTCTCTCATCGCAATTTTTTCATGAAACCCTGACGACCTCCAGGACGTCGTCGTCCATCATGTCAGCAGAGCCAAGGAGCAAAACGTGGACATCCCACTGGTTAacggagtggaacctgatgtggtcttctgctgttttcGCCCATCGCCAATGCGAGTTTCCAtgtgctgagatgcttttctgttcacctgtggtaatttattattttttttacttaccaTAGTCTTCCCATCAGCTCTGgccattcttctctgacctctctcatcaacttcctgcagaactgctgctcgcTGGACCTCTAGAGAtcgctgtgtgtgaaaatcccaggagattagcggtttctgaaatactaAGACCAACCCTTCTGGTACCACCAACCATGTCACGGCCAAAGTCACCGAGATGTTTTCCCCCTTTATTcagatgtttggtgtgaacattGACTGAAAATGGCACGAATGAGaaggtgtacatgtgttcctaataaagtggacagccTTCCTATACGAATATATCGCGCTAGTGAAGGCAAGGCATGTTTACTGATATAGCACATTTCATACACGATGGtaattcaaagtgctttacataaagAAAATGCAAGGTATTGAAAATATACAAGAGCGTGAAATAAaggtaagaaataaaaatgtgagaaatgcagcaggaaaaaaaaaaaagaagaaagagatgTCGTGGGTAAAAAGGGGGAAAGTCGCAGAGCTGCGAATCCACTGCAGTAATCCACGCCGCTGGTCTTGACTGGAAATGAAACGCCTGCTTCTCGTTATATTTTTCAGGTGATAGTCGGCGGATTTGGTTTTCGCTTTCACCGGACTACTGAAACTTAGATCAGACTCCAAAATCACACCAAGGTTCcagccttgatttttttttttttgtctttagacCCCTGGAGTCAAGATACAGTACGTCTTCAACTTGAATCTTTCGTCTTTGTTTCCAAATACGATGACTTCTGTTTCGTCTCCGTTCAACTGAAGGAAGTTCCGGCACATCCGAATGTTTATTTCATCAAGGCGCTGGCACGGGAAGGGGAGGAGTCTATGGGGTGACAGGGCTGGGTAGATCTGGATGTCGTCTGCATAGCTACGGTATGCAATTTGCCTCATCTTTATAATCTGCCTCGTGGGAGCGTATACAGCTTGAACAGCAGCGGTCTAAGGATTGAGCCTTGTGGGACTCCGTACGTCATGGATGTCCACTCAGATTCATAGCTGCCTGTTTTCCCTTCTAGACATGACCTCAACCAGCCAGGGACCGTCCCAGAGAGCCCTAGAGAGACCAGTTTCCCAGTCATTCTAGGAGTATATTGTGGTTGGAAGCAGCTCTGAGATCCAGTAACACCAGCACGGTTATTCTTGCCTGAATCGGTATTTAACCGAATATCATTAATTATCTTTATGAGCGCGGTCTCTGTGTCGTGGTGCTGCCGGAAACCAGACTGGAAATCGTCCGAATATCTATTTGACGATAGAAGTCGGTTCAGCTGATCGAAAACAACCTTTTCGACGACGAAAGGAAGATTTGATCTTGGTTTGTAGTCGTTTAAAACCGTGTTATCCAGATTGCTCTTTGTCAGCAGCCGCTTGACAGCTGCGGTTTTCAGGGATTTCAGAAAAGTGCCTGAGAGGACTGAGGCATTTACTATGTCTAAAAGATCTTTTTCTAAGCACACGTTTTTGGAAAAGGATATAGGGGGTGTGTCAAGACGGCAGGTTGATGTTTTTAGCTGCTGTACCGGCTCTTCTAGAGTTTTCGGCATCCGTTTTCCTCCGGTCGCCATTTTCTTCGTGAAGAACGACGCAAACTCGTCGCATCGGGTTTGTTGATTCCTCTGCCGCAGCGCAAAGAGTACGTGTGTCGTTGACGTTGTTGTTTATAATGCTTAAGAAGTAGGTCTGTCTGGCTGTGCGAAATCAATATATCAaagaaaacacaataataatcaGATAGACCCACGTCCTTAATGACAGTAGATCAGATGTTTAGACCCTGACTAATGAGCAGATCCAGAGTCTGGCCCCGAGTGTGTGTGGGTCCATTCGTGTGCTGAGAATGATCTATATGGATATTAAAATCCCCTGCAATAATAAAACAGTCAAAAGCAGATGTAGTTGCTGATAACAGTTCAGTGAAATCGCACAATAAATGTAGAAGAGTATTTTGGCGATTACGTAAATGATTTTCGTAAATGATTACGAATAAACTCCATGGAGTACCTTTTAGTACAGTACTAAGATACTCAAATCACCAAGTGACACCTGCTGCATTAAAATATTGCTTTAAATATTCCTCCAGCTCTCCTAACGGCGCTACAGGAACCCTTATGAGTGAGGTTTGTAGGTCGATTCATCGAGGACTGTTACACTCCATCTGTCATCTAACCCAGCTTCATTTAGAAGATCATTGACTAAAAATGACTTGTTTTTAAGTGCACGGATGTTTAAAAGTGCCAATTTAACACGTTAACACAGTAATCTCCGAGAGatcatgataatgagtctttattaatcacacaTACGTATGCACAGCGAAGACCCCAGCATGTCGGGAAGCTGTGTACAGTAAAAGGAAAGAGATTACACAGGTCTGCTGTACGCCTTGAGAAGGCCTTGGTCAGATATCGATAAAACTAAAGGGACTTTGGGTTCCCGCTTGTTCTGTGAACACTTGGGAATGTTGCTAGTACTGTCGCAGGGACCCAACGCATGTCACTGGGAGCTGTTATCAGTTGTTTACCCAGAACAGATGAAGGACGGTGTGGGCGCTGACGTTATGGGATAAACACAAGCGAacactcacgctctctcacagATATATAGAGGAATGCACTTTGGAGTCGGTTCCCCTTAGCACTCAATAAAATGTGCCTCGTGCCAGGGGTAATAAACAGTAATTTGACGTGAAGGAAGaggagttctctctctctctctctctctctctcgctctccccccTATTACCAGGAGCATGGCCTTCACAATATAAACCTGTCTACTCACCCAGTATGTATGAATCAGCAAAAGAGGTGACGCTGTGACAGTAAAGGACTAacggagggggaaaaaacccagacattttaatgctttttaCGCATTTGCTTTCAGAGCGTGTATATCTGCTTTCAGAGTGTAAATATTTTCTCCCGTGATTCTTTCTCTTTGACTGAAATGGTATACATCTTATAATCTCTTAATTTCATCATCTCATATCGTAAAGTGTTGTTCTTGAAAGACTTGAGATTACTCCAATCAAAACTTGATCTTCTTATGAAAAAAAGGTGAGAATGTTCTTTGCATATTTTCCCTtcactatttatatatttatatatatatatatatatatatatatatatatatatatatatatatatatatatatatatatatatatatatgtttttttttaatacctcTGAAATTATTCACAGTGTGTCAACTGGACATTTCCTGCCCCCTTGTGGAACAAACAGAGCATAacaataattttgtaaaatgtttagttttAATCAATCCTTCAGTTAATTAGAAGGTTTCTGGCTTTGGGTGGTTATAGATTATTCTTGGAACGTTTTCTGAAACTTATCCACAGTCCAGCCTTTTGCTTGATGGGGCGTATTTCTAAGATATTGATGTGAatcttttaaatgttaaattaaacaGTGAAATAGGTTTAGATGTTCGATATCAGAGTCATATCAGATTTGGTTCTGGGTGGTAAACGATTATTTTGAAGCTTTAATTGACTTTTTATGGTGTTCGTTTGTGTTTAGCGCTCTTAATTTAACACTGGAACTTTGTTGTTCATGCTAGTACTAATCGACTGATCCTGGATGTTTTGAGTTTCCAAACACTGAACTTGATGCTAAATGACCGTTTGTCCTCTTTCCCAACAAATGTCTTATAtatttacaccgatcagccataacattaaaaccacctgcccaatattgtgtaggtccctctCTCCTTGTGCCTCCAGAAccgctctgacccgtcgaggcacggactccacaagacctctgaaggtgtgctgtggtttctggcaccGAGACGTCAGCGGCAGATCCTTTGAGTCCTGTAAGTTACAAGGCGGGGCTCCATTGATCTGTGAGTTACAAGgcggggcctccatggattggacttgtatGTCCGGCACATCCTACAGACagtcgatcggattgagatctggggaattcggaggtcaagtcaacaccttaaactctttgtcatgttcctcaaagcaCATCAGTGAGctttgggcgcccatgaccttTTAATTATGAATACTAGCTAggattcagatttttttttccacttaaaATATGCTTTAGTGCTAGTTTGTTTAAGAATACTGCTCCATGGCCAGCAACTTGTAACGATGGGGCCACGTTTTATTTGATTCCCCACATTGCTAAATCAACTCAATAAAAGCgggattaaaataaaataaatgtaatgagtGTAATAAAACACGGCTTCTCACGAGACATCACCAAGCTACATACCCACGGTTCTCCAAGATGTATATCCAGGGCGTCCCTCACCGCGTTGAAGTCACATGACATAAGGCTACCACGTACAGTTAATAATTCTGGATGAGAGGAAAGTGCGCGAAGAAAAGCCCTGAGATCTTAAGAGGTGCGcagcaaaaagtttgagaacttCCCGTTACAGACTTTTTAACCTTCccagtttatttaatattataatattataatttgaCACTTTTGTGCATTGTGCGTGTgtaagagggggaaaaaacagtccTGCCATTACATTCTGTTCATGATGACAtccatggaaaaaaataaaggacgtgatgtgaaacaaaacatacagAAATATTTAGTCAAAAGAATCTATTTACATTTCTGTCACATCAGGCAAGTTTCGGTGAAGCAGAGAACGTGGCATGGGTCTCAACGATGTCACAAACACTGACAACGTCAACAACAACAGTATAATAGACGTTATAAAGTGGCGCTTACAGACACTGCatcgcgctctctcgctctcgctctcttcaTCTAGTCGCCTTTTTCCTCTCCTCATAACCACCGAGTACTGATCTCAAGCTTGCCGTATGACAGAAAGGCCGCTGTGTTCAGTACACCAGCTGCtttacacaatacattaagTGTGGAACATGGAGGCCTGAAGCTGCACTgtagtggtgatgatgatgatgatgatgatgatggtggtgatggaggTGTTTATAACGAGGCCAGCTCCTGggtcagtctctctttctctttctgcagATCCATGATGCTCTTCTTGTTCTGCTCCAGTCGATCCTCCAGCCACTGCAACAGTGGGCCGCTTACTGCTGACATCTGACTGCACAGGTTTTTGGTGAATactgggaaacacacacacacacacacacacacacacacacacacacaaatacctcACAAAAGGCCAAAAGAGCTTCACCCACTGACCTGCATTTATACTACAACTAGAACTTCTCTTACTCCTAACTACAGACACTCCTACAACTACAGCTACGATTAAAACTCCcactacaattacaataacTACAACCACCACTCCTTCTACAACTACAGCTACAGTAACTACTAACTCCTAATAATACTACAGCAACGGTTACTtgtactacaactactactaactccTCCGACTACTATAGCTACTACAACTACAGCAACGACCACTTATACTACAGTAACTGCTACATCAACAATGACTACTACAACTGCCACCACTCcccctacaactactactaactccccctgcaactactactaactccccctacaactactactaactccCCCTACAAGTACTAACTCcccctacaactactactaactccccctacaactactactaactccccctacaactactactaactccccctacaactactactaactccccctacaactactactaactccccctacaactactactaactccCCTACAACTACTAACTCcccctacaactactactaactccccctacaactactactaactccCCCTACAAGTACTAACTCcccctacaactactactaactccccctacaactactactaactccccctacaactactactaactccccctacaactactactaactccccctacaactactactaactccccctacaactactactaactccCCTACAACTACTAACTCcccctacaactactactaactccccctacaactactactaactccccctgcaactactactaactccccctacaactactactaactccccctacaactactactaactccccctacaactactactaactccCCTACAACTACTAACTCcccctacaactactactaactccccctacaactactactaactccccctgcaactactactaactccccctacaactactactaactcccctacaactactactaactccCCTACAACTACTAACTCcccctacaactactactaactccccctacaactactactaactccccctacaactactactaactccCCCTACAACTACTAACTCcccctacaactactactaactccccctacaactactactaactccccctacaactactactaactccccctacaactactactaactccccctacaactactactaactccccctgcaactactactaactccccctacaactactactaactccccctacaactactactaactccccctacaactactactaactccCCTACAACTACTAACTCcccctacaactactactaactccccctacaactactactaactccccctacaactactactaactccCCCTACAACTACTAACTCcccctacaactactactaactccccctacaactactactaactccccctacaactactactaactccccctacaactactactaactccccctacaactactactaactccccctgcaactactactaactccccctacaactactactaactccccctacaactactacagctacaactacaacaatacctacaactactactactactactactaccactaataataataataataataataataattttaccctatatagaactttttaaaaacaagttcACAACATGCTTTCCAAATTGAAAACTGATTAAACAAAcaagttgattaaaaaaaataataataaaaaaaaagccataagCTCTAACCGGATTTGCAGAGCACATTTATTTGCGGTAAAGCGGTGTACCTGATCCATTGTGTATCTTCGTGATTGGATCCAAATGAGTTAAACtacagaaaacaaaagagagagcgaaagatATTTCATTTCCCCACGGTACAAGTTTCATAAAAAGAAATCGAATCATCATAATGAGCAGAACAATCATCTTAGGCTGCTCTTAATTACCATGTGACCTTAGATTAGAACTTCCTGCATGGGTCTCCACGATAATATCACAGAAATGTGATTCCAACACATCATGCggtggtttttattttgcattcattatttcattgtatttattttatttcatcataGAATACTTTCTCTTTGCGCTGGATCCTGAGCGTTTAAACGCGTCTAACAAATCCGCTTACTAAAACCCTCGGGTGGCTTCAAGGAACATTATGTCGATAGTTTTGGCCCCCCCTAAACGGAAGGAAGTGAGAACAGTATTCCACCTGTGAATCCTCCTGTACGTGTCCTGTTCCTCTTGACAGAGAATTCTGGGAAGTTCCACTGCGGATTCCAGACACACTTTACCGATGGCCTCGTGAGGAATCACGTGGATTGGAATCTCGATTCTCTCGTACCTCGTCGCAATACGGAGAAATGTTATTCGTGTCATTTGGAAATTTACGATTTTTCAAATCTAACGTACTTCGAGAACAATTTGCGACTTCACTCGTGAATAAGAAAGACATCACGGATCAGGTTAGACAAATGAAATGAACGCATTCAAATAGCTGTATATGAACAAAATCAACATATAAAAGACTGATGATTAAGTAAAGCATGATGTCTGTAaacaaaaagtaataataataataataataataataataataataataaatgagtaaaGAAATGTTCATTACTTACTCTGAGCCTTTCTGGGCTTGCACTGACTGAAAACACGTGTACAGAACTCGACCCGTCTAAAAGAGAACCGCCATCGTTAAAATGAGCAAAGCTGCAAAATCAGTCTCctctttttttagttttattcatttacttcaCCTAATTTATTACTCTGTACTTTAAAACATGTAGTTCAGATCTAGTGACTGAAAAGGCCAGAGCATATGATTCCTTCTTCATTATACTTGATGAGTTAATTATGCTAATTAGTCACACGAATTGCTCAACATGCAGCTCTTAGCAACCAGGTTACACTGCAAGAGAGAAAGCAGTATTTGTGTGTAATAAACCTTTAAAACTATAAGTAGTTAGTATTTGGTGGAAATACTGCCTTgggtgcactttttttttaggTCCTCCAAAACTAGGGTCCTAGAAATGTGGTCCTAGGTCTGCGGTCCTGAAACTGAAGCCGGTCCATGGTCCGAGAACCGGATTTAGAATCCACATTTAGTTCTAAATGAAAATTGTCTTGTGGGCAGTTATTGAATTTAAAGCGCTGTTATTTCACTAGGGGGCGGAATAGAGCCATAAACTCAGCTACagataataaaattaaagtaATTTGATTGAATTCCTAATTAGCAAGATACAATATTTGAGTCTTAAATTATAAATCCGGAATGTAATAATATAGCGTGACCCGAAGCTTTTGGTGGCGGAAAATCCATAATGTCCATTTGGGGTTGTTAAAGTTTGGGAACCTGTGCTTTAGGTATATGGAACTAATTATTTACTGCGTTAGTTAACACAACAAACCCGGAACATCGAGATGTATACACCATACGCAATGTTAGcggtgtttataaaaaaaaattaaaaaggacGTTAGCATGTCAGTTAAGAGAAACTTGACGTGTGCCGATGCAGTTGTTCGGATTGATGCAttgatttaaaaggcaaatCTTAACTCTGATCTTTTTAAAGTGCTCCTTCTTTATTTCATCAGCATCCACGAGGTAACACTAGGCCAACTCCAGATTCTGAACAAAGTCCAATCTGAATCGAGGATAATGAATCGAATCGTATCAGATACTGAATCGCTGACTTATGAATCAACATCATCTTGTACCAGGTGCAAGCCTGAGGTTTATTCCCCGAATGTCTCGACGTGTAACTCGTGTATTTCTCTTACCTTTGTGTTCTTATCTTCTATGAAGCAAGAAAAGATCAGACCAACAAAACCCTGATCCATCATTTGGTACATGGCCTGGGTCCTCACATCTGCAGAGTGACACAGACACGCTTAATTACGACCTTAGTGAAGTAATTATCAGGATAAAAGTCGTGTAACCCTGAATATCTTCCCTGTTCCTCTACAAACGGTGTGTACACGTGACTTTTACCACATCTACAGTGATTATATAAGCACGCTGCAGTAACTCATTAGATTCTTCGTcagatatttgtgtgtgtgtgtttattctgcagGTCGTTGAGAACACCTGACCGACATGTGATGGCCACACGGTGATGTGAGGGTGAGAGTGGTACCATCCCACCACCCGTACAGGACGTCCAGTCATCTCAGCCAACCTGTGCTTTTAGgttaagaaataaaactttcttttttcttcatatttagTTCGTTTTTTACGTGTGGACATTATAACTTACCGTTATCAAAGTTATTGTACCTATGAATAACACTGAATGGAAACTAATaggttctgtgggtggaaagtTGAGACATTAATAAagttatacagtactgtgcgaAAGTCTTGGGCACcctaatttttttcttaaatgtttcttttatgacttctgcattattgaATCAATATAAATTCGATTCCAATCATGACTTTGAAAACAAAACTTCAATTAAACGTTACAGGGAAATGTTTGTTTGGCAGTAAAGAAAGGAACAGTTCACATAATACAAACCCAAAGTCCTGGTGAAGTCTGTGGGTTTTATCTGCAGAGTCGATGATGCGTTTTTAATCAGCACAGCGCTGTTACGCTTCATATCCACTTGGTTTAGTTTATTATCGTTTACTGCTTTTAACAGAGGactttatttatgtacaaatgttcaatttcattatttttggaaGGCATCTTTGATTtatagcatttctttgcatgcgcctaagacttttgcacaggactgtatattattgtacacatttagacattgtgtaagttttttttaatagtttatttgtaaaaaattaaTGTGTACTGAGGGGGTCTGTGAGAATTTTGAGAAGATCTGCTCTGATCAATAAGATACATTACATCGGTTTGAAAAATCCCACAGTGTTGTTCTTGTGATGATGAGTGTAATAATGAGGAGGATGtagtgtgatgatgatgatgagtgtgtgatgatgagtgtgtgtgatgatgagtgtgatgatgagtgtgatgctgatgagtgtgatgatgatgatgagtgtgatgatgagtgtgtgatgatgatgatgagtgtgatgatgatgagtgtgtgatgatgatgagtgtgtgatgatgatgagtgtgtgatgatgagtgtgatgatgatgatgagtgtgatgatgatgatgagtgtgtgatgatgatgatgatgagtgtgatgatgatgagtgtgatgatgatgatgatgatgagtgtgatgatgagtgtgtgatgatgatgatgagtgtgtgatgatgatgagtgtgatgatgatgatgatgatgagtgtgatgatgagtgtgtgatgatgatgatgagtgtgtgatgatgatgatgagtgtgtgatgatgatgatgatgagtgtgtgatgatgagtgtgatgatgagtgtgtgatgatgatgagtgtgtgatgatgatgatgatgagtgtgtgatgatgatgagtgtgtgatgatgatgatgagtgtgtgatgatgatgatgatgagtgtgtgatgatgatgagtgtgtgatgatgatgatgagtgtgtgatgatgatgatgagtgtgtgatgatgatgatgatgagtgtgtgatgatgagtgtgtgatgatgatgatgagtgtgtgatgatgatgatgagtgtgtgatgatgatgatgagtgtgtgatgatgatgatgatgagtgtgtgatgatgatgagtgtgatgatgatgatgagtgtgatgatgatgatgagtgtgatgatgatgatgagtgtgatgatgatgagtgtgatgatgagtgtgatgatgatgatgatgatgatgagtgtgatgatgatgagtgtgtgatgatgatgagtgtgtgatgatgatgagtgtgtgatgatgatgagtgtgtgatgatgagtgtgatgatgatgatgagtgtgatgatgatgatgagtgtgatgatgatgatgagtgtgtgatgatgatgatgagtgtgtgatgatgatgatgatgagtgtgatgatgatgatgagtgtgatgatgatgatgatgatgagtgtgatgatgagtgtgtgatgatgatgatgagtgtgtgatgatgatgagtgtgtgatgatgatgatgagtgtgtgatgatgatgatgagtgtgtgatgatgagtgtgtgatgatgatgatgatgatgagtgtgtgatgatgatgagtgtgtgatgatgatgatgagtgtgtgatgatgatgatgatgagtgtgtgatgatgagtgtgtgatgatgatgatgagtgtgtgatgatgatgatgatgagtgtgtgatgatgatgatgagtgtgtgatgatgatgatgatgatgagtgtgtgatgatgatgatgagtgtgtgatgatgatgatgatgatgtagtgtgtgtagtgaaagGATATCTCAGCTTCAGTGGAGGCTGCAGAAAGTTGCTCAGGAGAAATCTCCACACGATCCTTCCTCTTGTCAGACCGCCGCAGAATAATAACCG encodes the following:
- the brcc3 gene encoding lys-63-specific deubiquitinase BRCC36 isoform X1 gives rise to the protein MAISAVHLESDAFLVCMNHALSTEKEEVMGLCIGEVDTNRIVHIHSVIILRRSDKRKDRVEISPEQLSAASTEAERLAEMTGRPVRVVGWYHSHPHITVWPSHVDVRTQAMYQMMDQGFVGLIFSCFIEDKNTKTGRVLYTCFQSVQAQKGSEYERIEIPIHVIPHEAIGKVCLESAVELPRILCQEEQDTYRRIHSLTHLDPITKIHNGSVFTKNLCSQMSAVSGPLLQWLEDRLEQNKKSIMDLQKEKERLTQELASL
- the brcc3 gene encoding lys-63-specific deubiquitinase BRCC36 isoform X2; its protein translation is MAISAVHLESDAFLVCMNHALSTEKEEVMGLCIGEVDTNRIVHIHSVIILRRSDKRKDRVEISPEQLSAASTEAERLAEMTGRPVRVVGWYHSHPHITVWPSHVDVRTQAMYQMMDQGFVGLIFSCFIEDKNTKTGRVLYTCFQSVQAQKGSDLTHLDPITKIHNGSVFTKNLCSQMSAVSGPLLQWLEDRLEQNKKSIMDLQKEKERLTQELASL